The sequence CTCCAGTGCCCCGATGAGGCGGCCAAGTCCGTTGGACACGCCCAGCCTGCCGAGTTCGGCGACCATGCTGTCGGCTGCGGACATCTTCGGGAGGCTGGCCAGGGCGAAGCCGATGGCCAGCAGAACGGAGAGGATGACGGCGGCGATGAACATCAGTTACTCCTTGGGTGCTTGTGTGAGGTGTGGATGAGTGGGTGTGCGGTCAGTCGGGGACGGTCACGGGGTTGCCACCCGCGTGTCCTCGGTCGCTGTCGTGGGCGCGGGCCGCAGGCTCGCTGCCGCGTCGGCGTCACGCACGCGCAGGGCCACGAGCAGGCCCAGCACGGCCAGCGCGGTGGTGAACAGGAACACGTCGTGGTAGGCGGCGAAGATCGCCTCGCTCCGGCTGGCCGCCTCGGCGGCACGAGTGCCGAGGTCCACGAGTCTGGTCTCGGTCCGCTCGGTGAGCAGGGTGACGACCACGGCGACTCCGGCCGCACCGGCGACCTGTCGGGTGGTGGAGAACAGCGATGAGGCGCGTGCTGTGGCCGCGGTGCTCACCCCGGCGAAGGTCGCGGTCTGTAGTGGGATCACCGTCAGGGCCATTCCTGCGCCGAGGGTGAACAGCGGTATGCGTACCGCCCACAGAGTGGTTCCGGGATTGACGGCGAGTAGCGCCGCCAGCGAGGCTGCGGTGATCACGAACCCGGTGGCGAGCATCCGCCGGGGCCCGAGCCTCGTATAGAGGTGGCCGGCGATCGGCATCAGGGCTGCCATGCCCAGCGCTTGGAACATGGTCACCAGGCCGGAGCCGGTCGCGTCGATGCCCATCTGCTGCTGCAGGAGCAGGGGAACAAGGAACAACGCCCCCATCAACGCCCCCGAGGTGGGCAGCATCAGTAGATTTCCGGTACGGAACAGCCGGTTCCGCAGCAGCCGCAGATCGATCATGGGTTCGGCGCTGCGCAGTTCGGCCACGACGAACGCCGCGGCCAGGGCGAGTCCGGCTCCGAGCTGTACCAGTACCCGTGAGCTGGTCCACCCGGAGCGGGCGCCGCCGTCGAGGCCGACGAGCAGGAGCGCGAGCGCGGCGCCGCCGGTGAGGAAACCGGCGAGGTCGAACCGGCCGGGACGTTCCGCCCGCTCTTCGCGGATGACGGCCATGGTGAAGAGCAGCGCCAGGACGCCGATCGGAACCTTGAGGAAGAAGATCCAGCGCCAGGAGAGGGTGTCGACCATCCAACCACCGAGCACGGGCCCGAATGCTGGCGCGATGCTCGTGGGGATGGACAGCACCGCTGAGGCCTGCGCGCGCTCGCCCGGCGGGAACGCCCGGAACAGCATCGCGGTGCCGACGGGTGTCAGCAGCCCACCGCCGACGCCCTGCACGACCCTGGCGGTGATCAGCTCGCCGAGCGAGCCGGCAAAACCCGCCCACGCGGACGCCGCGGTGAAAACCGCAAGCGCGAACACGAACGTCCGTTTACTGCCGAATCGGTCGGCCACCCAGCCCGAGGCGGGGATGAACACGGCCATGCTGACCAGGTAGCCGGTCACGAGCCACTGCAGCGCCTCGGTGCCGGCGTCGAACCGCTCGCCGAGCGCGGGCAGCGCGGTGTTCAGCACCGTCATGTCGAGGATCTCCATGAACAGGCCGAACACGAACGCGGTCGCGACCAGCCACTTGTACGGCACGCGTCGCAGCATCGACTCACTCCTCTCACGTGTTGGTGCGCCTGTGCGGCCGAGCACATGGGTGGCGGCCGGTCGCCAGACGCAGAACGCCCGGCGCCGACCAGCGTAGATCCCTGACACGCTAATGTCTGACGCGTCAGATATTAGCGTGTCAGGGAGTGTGGATAATCCGTGGCCTGCGTCACCTGCCGGGCCGGGGCCACCGGACGCCACCGCAGCGGACCACGCACGGATAAGCTTCCGCGTACGGGAAACGCCTGGGAACACCCTGGGGCCGCGCTGGTCGAGCGCTACCGCCACGTGCCCGTGAGCGGGCATCGGCGTTCATGCCACCCAGTGGGGCACGGCGAGGGCCGCGACGACGAGATGACGGGAGGAGGACAGCTCGTGACCGATCGGCAGCGGCTGTCGACACGCCGCTACCTCGAGGTGTGGCGGCTCTATCTCGTCAGCC comes from Micromonospora viridifaciens and encodes:
- a CDS encoding MDR family MFS transporter, which encodes MLRRVPYKWLVATAFVFGLFMEILDMTVLNTALPALGERFDAGTEALQWLVTGYLVSMAVFIPASGWVADRFGSKRTFVFALAVFTAASAWAGFAGSLGELITARVVQGVGGGLLTPVGTAMLFRAFPPGERAQASAVLSIPTSIAPAFGPVLGGWMVDTLSWRWIFFLKVPIGVLALLFTMAVIREERAERPGRFDLAGFLTGGAALALLLVGLDGGARSGWTSSRVLVQLGAGLALAAAFVVAELRSAEPMIDLRLLRNRLFRTGNLLMLPTSGALMGALFLVPLLLQQQMGIDATGSGLVTMFQALGMAALMPIAGHLYTRLGPRRMLATGFVITAASLAALLAVNPGTTLWAVRIPLFTLGAGMALTVIPLQTATFAGVSTAATARASSLFSTTRQVAGAAGVAVVVTLLTERTETRLVDLGTRAAEAASRSEAIFAAYHDVFLFTTALAVLGLLVALRVRDADAAASLRPAPTTATEDTRVATP